One genomic window of Bactrocera dorsalis isolate Fly_Bdor chromosome 4, ASM2337382v1, whole genome shotgun sequence includes the following:
- the LOC105226979 gene encoding pancreatic triacylglycerol lipase — protein MANAVACICNIIHPCRNEISGTFVLLQWLVTGIAAIVKVVRPVWALFGIRTHIPLRDEDYNTTWMYMANGDGDAELAYLLEPPPEVERNMPMFIQFEYYDSHPTPFISNISIEHYDEAEVRHEIDEWGELLAEFKPELDTKMLVHGWKSSTQSRSIQSIREAYSKRGKLNVFAINWRDQADSIYYLKPARYAIHVGRAVSRLIDSLVEERHADPQRIHLIGHSLGAHIMGYAGSFARHRVGRITGLDPARPAFENCIGPENHLDATDAEFVDVIHSCAGVLGFQKPIGSVDFYPNGGRAPQPGCSELAKIFTGCSHGRSHEYFAESINSEKGFHASACNSYEDVKAKNCNGERILMGDPVPLHAKGVYFLKTADKPSFALGIKGCGAF, from the exons ATGGCCAATGCGGTGGCTTGCATCTGCAACATCATACATCCGTGTCGCAATGAAATTTCCGGCACTTTCGTGCTGCTCCAATGGCTTGTGACGGGCATCGCAGCGATTGTTAAGGTGGTACGCCCCGTCTGGGCACTAT TTGGCATACGCACGCACATACCGTTACGGGATGAGGACTACAATACCACGTGGATGTACATGGCGAATGGCGATGGCGATGCGGAATTGGCTTATCTACTCGAACCGCCGCCAGAGGTCGAGCGCAATATGCCGATGTTCATACAATTCGAATACTATGACAG CCACCCAACTCCTTTCATCAGCAATATCTCCATCGAACACTACGACGAAGCGGAAGTACGTCACGAAATCGATGAGTGGGGCGAGCTGTTGGCCGAGTTTAAGCCCGAGTTGGATACAAAAATGTTGGTGCATGGTTGGAAGTCGAGCACACAGAGCCGTTCGATACAGTCGATACGCGAGGCCTACTCGAAGCGCGGTAAGCTCAATGTGTTTGCCATAAATTGGCGCGATCAGGCGGATagcatttattatttgaagCCGGCGCGTTATGCCATACATGTAGGACGCGCTGTGTCGCGTCTGATTGATTCGCTGGTGGAGGAGCGCCATGCCGATCCGCAGCGCATACATTTGATTGGACACAGCTTGGGCGCGCACATTATGGGCTATGCCGGTTCGTTTGCCCGACATCGTGTCGGACGTATTACGG GACTTGATCCGGCACGCCCCGCTTTTGAGAACTGTATTGGTCCTGAGAATCATTTGGATGCCACCGATGCGGAGTTCGTTGATGTAATTCATAGCTGTGCTGGTGTTTTGGGTTTCCAGAAACCAATTGGTTCTGTTGATTTCTATCCGAATGGCGGACGTGCACCACAACCGGGTTGCAGTGAGTTGGCAAAGATTTTTA CTGGCTGCAGCCACGGTCGTTCTCATGAATACTTCGCCGAATCTATTAATAGTGAAAAGGGGTTCCATGCCAGTGCCTGTAATTCCTACGAAGAcgtgaaagcaaaaaattgcaATGGTGAGCGGATACTTATGGGAGATCCAGTACCGTTGCATGCAAAAGGTGTATACTTTTTGAAAACAGCTGACAAGCCTAGCTTTGCTCTGGGTATTAAGGGATGTGGAGCTTTTTGA
- the LOC105226977 gene encoding uncharacterized protein LOC105226977 — translation MKTDGRRMQKLIFLLHSVAFCCVHALPLAEPQDFQTGALLLAGQMKEVLDNGAAMHDQKEFEFMGAKVSNDMALGFGDGLKMPGRRRKREVDPEAEGADNSLGNEADNALITEYIECVPFELVFPDGGAYLENEERKKRAPAPRSSSQSSSSYSSSDSSSSSSSSSSESDDR, via the exons ATGAAAACAGACGGACGGAGGATGCaaaagctcatatttttactgCACAGTGTTGCATTTTGCTGCGTGCATGCTTTGCCATTGGCGGAACCACAG GACTTCCAAACCGGCGCGCTCTTGTTGGCCGGTCAAATGAAGGAGGTGCTGGATAACGGCGCAGCCATGCACGATCAAAAGGAATTCGAATTTATGGGCGCCAAGGTGAGCAATGACATGGCCCTCGGCTTTGGCGATGGGCTGAAAATGCCGGGACGTAGGCGCAAACGTGAAGTCGACCCAGAAGCAGAGGGTGCAGATAACTCCTTAGGCAATGAAGCGGATAATGCACTCATCACTGAATACATTGAATGTGTACCGTTCGAACTTGTGTTTCCGGACGGTGGTGCATATCTCGAAAATGAGGAACGTAAGAAGCGAGCCCCTGCTCCACGCAGTTCTTCGCAGAGTAGTTCATCGTACTCTTCGTCAGATTCATCGTCCTCGTCTTCCTCTTCGTCGAGTGAATCTGATGACCGTTAA
- the LOC105226978 gene encoding adenylate cyclase, terminal-differentiation specific produces MARGNCAHTATQVATLGLVVACLLHASSAQLSYHTDANSNSFTLKTPALQQSFSRVFGGQQQQQQQRQQASPVAQQLQQFAQPLSQPQLQQQQQYVQPQQQQFAQPQQQQYAQPQQYSPAQYSQAAEAQSPYQQQALQYAQQSYPYAQQYATQATPTYAGQQVAQNHYAQTLQQIQQQQQLQEQLLQAQQYSTASPKTAQPQQVDQLQAAYLAYQQQQQQQQLQQQQQLQQQQQEQQQQYVSQQDYQQQLLRQLYNEHRPTAAAFRAGASHQTSPIYTSTDYANYMQRQQQLAERQYATAPTAATYAANNGLSTSPIPPTVGSGSVTSTTEKLLGVQYSPSDKVSHVKFSSGNLQYNF; encoded by the exons ATGGCTCGTGGTAATTGTGCGCACACCGCCACGCAGGTGGCAACGCTCGGTTTAGTGGTTGCCTGCCTGTTGCACGCTTCGTCGGCGCAATTGTCCTACCACACGGATGCCAATTCGAATTCATTCACCCTGAAGACACCGGCGCTGCAGCAGAGCTTCTCGCGCGTGTTTGGTggccaacagcagcagcaacaacaacgtcagcagGCATCGCCTGTTGCCCAACAGCTACAGCAATTCGCCCAGCCATTGTCACAGCCacagctgcaacaacagcaacagtatgtgcaaccacaacaacaacaatttgcgcaaccgcaacaacagcaatacgcGCAGCCCCAGCAATATTCCCCAGCACAG TACTCCCAGGCGGCTGAGGCCCAATCGCCCTACCAACAACAAGCGCTGCAATATGCCCAGCAATCCTATCCCTACGCTCAGCAGTACGCCACACAGGCCACGCCCACCTACGCCGGTCAACAGGTCGCACAGAATCATTACGCCCAGACGCTGCAACAAatccaacagcaacaacaactgcaagaGCAACTGTTGCAGGCACAGCAATATTCGACGGCGTCGCCAAAGACCGCGCAGCCGCAGCAAGTCGATCAGTTGCAGGCTGCCTATCTTgcctaccaacaacaacagcagcagcagcaattgcagcagcaacaacaattacaacagcagcagcaagaaCAGCAACAGCAGTATGTGAGCCAACAGGATTACCAACAGCAGCTGCTGCGTCAGCTCTACAATGAACACCGGCCCACCGCAGCCGCCTTCAGAGCGGGCGCCAGCCATCAAACCAGCCCGATCTACACGAGCACCGACTATGCCAACTACATGCAGCGCCAACAGCAATTGGCTGAACGTCAATACGCCACCGCGCCCACCGCCGCCACTTATGCCGCCAATAACGGGCTGAGCACCTCGCCCATTCCACCGACTGTGGGTAGCGGCAGCGTTACCAGCACCACCGAGAAGCTCTTGGGCGTGCAGTACTCGCCATCGGACAAAGTGTCGCACGTCAAGTTCTCCAGCGGTAATCTGCAGTACAACTTCTAA
- the LOC105226976 gene encoding uncharacterized protein LOC105226976, which translates to MRRRQLNSLRISFVVLGFLLCFKASATALTLGGAELRQETQPQPLMARNVRQQQPQGGHQHGARSSQPFNALLTSVGQLADSPLRHGGHLALTASKAGSRKRLARAADDGGMGFGDIFQAIIQFLVTSIDAFLKLFATKAGDEEK; encoded by the exons ATGAGACGCAGGCAATTAAATTCACTACGCATTTCCTTCGTCGTGTTGGGTTTCCTTCTGTGCTTTAAAGCGAGCGCGACGGCTTTAACGCTCGGTGGCGCGGAGCTGAGGCAAGAAACGCAACCGCAGCCG CTTATGGCGCGTAATGTGCGCCAACAACAACCGCAGGGTGGTCACCAACACGGCGCGCGAAGCTCGCAGCCTTTTAACGCCTTATTAACTTCGGTTGGACAGTTGGCCGATTCACCACTACGCCATGGCGGGCATTTGGCGCTGACAGCTAGCAAAGCGGGTAGCCGCAAGCGTTTGGCGCGCGCAGCTGATGATGGTGGCATGGGTTTTGGCGATATATTTCAAGCGATAATTCAGTTTTTGGTGACTAGCATTGACGCTTTCCTGAAGCTTTTCGCAACAAAAGCAGGTGATGAGGAGAAGTAG
- the LOC105226975 gene encoding uncharacterized protein LOC105226975, with protein MKIKRSPCLTRSLAALAMCCCVSQLMIVVAAPQNYLEQAAAGAMDMAMKMGEILQNGGAARKEFGFQLPGMSMHSKTAVGMGEAMIQRSDSSEEDSDERRKRSLTSDELPDGGAGKGPHTTFTKLMRNINAPCIGGGTGGGTGGAGDGGDGEDIVDEARRRIARMKARKAAGGKKSTTSKSKKKSGRRRRQVEAADLEGLGESEQAALQAEFRAHMQQFAEKMNHAYEHIAASVMEMMKRMEENFYAEGNK; from the exons ATGAAGATCAAGCGATCGCCCTGTCTAACTAGAAGCCTCGCAGCGCTCGCGATGTGCTGCTGCGTGTCCCAACTAATGATTGTGGTAGCAGCGCCACAG AACTACTTAGAGCAGGCAGCCGCGGGCGCAATGGACATGGCCATGAAAATGGGCGAGATCTTGCAGAATGGCGGCGCCGCACGGAAAGAATTTGGCTTTCAACTGCCCGGTATGAGCATGCATTCGAAGACCGCAGTCGGTATGGGCGAAGCTATGATACAACGCAGCGATAGCAGCGAAGAGGATTCGGATGAGCGGCGCAAACGTTCGCTCACCAGCGACGAACTGCCCGACGGTGGAGCGGGAAAAGGTCCACACACAACATTCACCAAACTCATGCGTAATATCAATGCGCCCTGCATTGGTGGCGGCACGGGCGGTGGTACGGGTGGCGCTGGAGATGGCGGTGATGGCGAGGATATTGTGGATGAGGCACGTCGGCGTATCGCGCGTATGAAGGCGCGTAAAGCAGCCGGTGGCAAGAAGAGCACTACCAGCAAATCGAAGAAGAAAAGTGGACGACGCCGGCGACAGGTGGAAGCTGCCGATCTCGAAGGTTTGGGTGAGAGTGAGCAAGCGGCACTTCAGGCGGAATTTCGTGCGCACATGCAGCAATTCGCCGAGAAGATGAATCATGCGTATGAGCATATTGCTGCGTCAGTGATGGAAATGATGAAGCGTATGGAGGAAAACTTCTATGCTGAAGGTAATAAATGA